In a single window of the Arvicanthis niloticus isolate mArvNil1 unplaced genomic scaffold, mArvNil1.pat.X S10, whole genome shotgun sequence genome:
- the LOC117696079 gene encoding LOW QUALITY PROTEIN: preferentially expressed antigen in melanoma-like protein 7 (The sequence of the model RefSeq protein was modified relative to this genomic sequence to represent the inferred CDS: substituted 1 base at 1 genomic stop codon) has protein sequence MLQQVHSDXRFIKMSFQVPPTLQSLAVQSLLKNEALAMSALQKLPRVFFPPLFKAAFIGRHTKILKAMVAAWPFPCLPVGALMKFHDMMILQAVLDGVDMQLIGNFHPRRQKLQVLDLRNVHHDFWDVSAGPVDGDHSAETVCEKQIPTRPHRYALRQRLKVVTDLHLEFDLDEYQTYLLQWAQERRGSLHLCCVKMQIRGLSMSTVKKVFKIFQPQCIEELELNTGWTLSTLAGFAPCLGQMKHLRKLLLTVVHENLFNFLITSTDTQEKRVTKFISQFSKFNCLQHLNMIGVYFLEDRLDELLRCLKTPLEFLSITLCKFSQSDLESFAQCQSLHHLKHLHLAGIILCDLSLVPLRILLEKVADTLKTLQLEHCRMTDSQLSALFPALSRCSQLIEFNFYDNDISMAVLRNFLHHTANLKQLNVEFYPAPLECYETGSVIRAETFFQLSSELMNTLCTLRQPQFVSFASQICLQCSWRCIYNMETRLCHCWQ, from the exons ATGCTTCAACAGGTCCATTCTGACTGAAGATTCATCAAGATGAGCTTCCAGGTCCCACCCACACTCCAGAGCTTGGCAGTACAGAGCTTGTTGAAGAATGAAGCCTTGGCCATGTCTGCTCTGCAGAAGCTGCCGAGAGTGttcttcccaccactcttcaaGGCAGCCTTCATTGGCAGACACACAAAGATACTGAAGGCAATGGTGGCAGCCTggccctttccctgcctccctgtgGGGGCACTGATGAAATTCCATGACATGATGATATTGCAAGCTGTGCTGGATGGTGTAGACATGCAGCTGATAGGAAATTTTCACCCAAG aagacagaagcttCAAGTGCTAGACCTTAGGAATGTGCACCATGACTTCTGGGATGTTTCAGCTGGACCAGTTGATGGAGACCACTCAGCAGAGACTGTGTGTGAAAAGCAAATACCAACACGCCCTCATCGATATGCACTGAGGCAACGTTTGAAGGTGGTCACTGACCTTCACCTTGAGTTTGATCTGGATGAATACCAAACTTATCTATTGCAGTGGGCACAGGAGAGAAGAGGTTCCCTGCACCTGTGCTGTGTGAAGATGCAGATAAGGGGATTGTCTATGTCCACAGTCAAGAAGGTCTTCAAGATTTTCCAGCCACAGTGCATTGAGGAGTTAGAACTGAATACAGGGTGGACTCTGTCCACATTGGCAGGCTTTGCACCTTGCCTGGGTCAGATGAAACATCTTCGTAAACTCCTTCTAACAGTAGTCCATGAGAAtctctttaattttctaattacGTCAACAGACACACAGGAGAAGAGAGTCACCAAGTTCATTTCTCAGTTCTCCAAATTCAACTGTCTCCAGCATCTCAATATGATTGGTGTCTACTTTCTTGAGGACCGCCTGGATGAATTGCTTCg GTGTCTGAAGACCCCATTGGAGTTTCTGTCCATTACTCTCTGCAAGTTCTCACAATCAGACTTGGAGTCCTTTGCCCAGTGTCAGAGCCTCCATCATCTCAAACATCTGCATTTAGCAGGCATCATTTTGTGTGATCTGAGTCTTGTGCCTCTCAGAATTCTCCTAGAAAAAGTCGCAGACACTCTGAAGACCCTGCAATTAGAACATTGTAGAATGACAGACTCTCAGCTCAGTGCACTTTTCCCTGCCCTGAGTCGGTGCTCTCAGCTCATTGAGTTCAACTTCTATGACAATGACATCTCCATGGCTGTCCTAAGGAACTTTCTGCATCACACAGCCAACCTAAAGCAGCTGAATGTCGAGTTTTACCCTGCCCCTCTGGAATGCTATGAAACTGGTTCTGTCATCAGAGCAGAGACATTTTTCCAGCTTTCTTCTGAGCTTATGAACACACTTTGTACTTTAAGGCAGCCCCAGTTTGTCTCCTTTGCCTCTCAGATATGCCTTCAGTGTTCATGGCGCTGTATCTATAACATGGAGACCAGACTTTGCCATTGTTGGCAGTAA